The Huiozyma naganishii CBS 8797 chromosome 9, complete genome nucleotide sequence GAGGATTACTCTGGGGAGTTGTTCTTGCAGAACGTGCGGGACGCCTTGGCGTCCCACTACGGTGACCATCTGATTAACGAGTACGCCAGAGAGAAATGGGTGTTCAACAACGCCGGTGGTGCCATGGGCCAGATGATCATCCTGCACGCTTCGATCTCTGAGTACGTGATCATCTTCGGTACCGCTGTCGGCACAGAGGGTCACACTGGGGTTCATTTTGCAGACGATTACTTCACCATCTTGTCTGGGGTGCAACGTGCTGCCTTGCCCTACGCTGTCGAGCCAGAGGTGTACACACCAGGGCAGACACACCATCTGCGCAAGGGGTACGCGAAACAGTACTCTATGGAGTCTGGGTCCTTTGCGTTGGAGTTGGCACAGGGTTGGATCCCAGCAATGCTTCCTTTCGGGTTCTTGGACACTTTCTCGAGCACACTAGATGTGTACACGTTGTACAGGACCGTGGAGTTGACCGCAAGGGATatgttcaagaacttggtGGTTAATAGGAAGTTTTGAGACTGCTTGCTACGATAC carries:
- the ERG2 gene encoding C-8 sterol isomerase ERG2 (similar to Saccharomyces cerevisiae ERG2 (YMR202W); ancestral locus Anc_6.300) codes for the protein MRLLSVLLPLVLVGYVLNKLYSTWLPTNYVFDWQTINQLCNGVIAQTDFAAEDYSGELFLQNVRDALASHYGDHLINEYAREKWVFNNAGGAMGQMIILHASISEYVIIFGTAVGTEGHTGVHFADDYFTILSGVQRAALPYAVEPEVYTPGQTHHLRKGYAKQYSMESGSFALELAQGWIPAMLPFGFLDTFSSTLDVYTLYRTVELTARDMFKNLVVNRKF